The Malus domestica chromosome 10, GDT2T_hap1 genome contains a region encoding:
- the LOC103445801 gene encoding zinc finger protein CONSTANS-LIKE 3-like, with amino-acid sequence MASIPHQFYNDHSLPSDFYWYPIPVVNGENGCSTAVLGGTVWSASTNCEESLVPFCDSSNAAINFDVVSPESDISSSVMAASFQELQGFSEDIAVPGTYSEYGNMGLHVIGGTPNFGGELNLPYICEQFGEDSFTGFMSSDFKPFSFAGQENWAINQDNQQVPTVEDQSTMKVGRYSEEERKERIDRYLKKRNQRNFNKTIKYACRKTLADRRVRVRGRFARNTDHHEEIAQKKTQSNIQTCKDQRSEPFCSSGAVQKYDEDDWLQEAVASLMYFPYVTG; translated from the exons ATGGCTTCCATTCCTCATCAATTCTACAATGACCATTCACTCCCTTCTGATTTTTACTGGTACCCAATTCCAGTGGTGAACGGAGAAAATGGTTGCAGTACTGCAGTTTTAGGTGGAACAGTGTGGAGTGCTAGTACTAATTGTGAAGAAAGCTTGGTACCGTTTTGTGATAGTAGCAATGCTGCGATTAATTTTGATGTGGTATCACCAGAATCCGACATCTCTTCGTCTGTTATGGCAGCTTCGTTCCAAGAGCTACAAGGATTTTCGGAAGATATTGCTGTCCCTGGTACATATTCGGAATATGGTAATATGGGGTTGCATGTAATTGGAGGGACTCCCAATTTTGGTGGAGAATTAAACCTTCCTTATATCTGTGAGCAGTTCGGGGAGGATAGTTTTACTGGATTCATGTCATCCGATTTCAAGCCGTTTAGCTTTGCTGGTCAAGAAAATTGG GCAATTAATCAAGACAATCAGCAGGTGCCTACAGTTGAAGATCAGTCCACTATGAAGGTGGGAAGGTAttcagaagaagaaaggaaagaaaggatTGACAgatatttaaagaaaagaaacCAAAGGAACTTCAACAAAACTATTAAG TACGCTTGTCGCAAAACCCTAGCTGATAGAAGGGTCCGAGTTCGAGGGAGATTTGCAAGGAACACTGATCATCATGAGGAAATAGCACAGAAAAAGACTCAGAGCAATATACAAACTTGCAAAGATCAGCGATCAGAACCGTTCTGTAGTAGTGGTGCCGTCCAG AAATATGACGAAGATGATTGGCTGCAAGAGGCTGTGGCAAGTCTAATGTACTTCCCTTATGTCACTGGTTGA